The following are encoded in a window of Thermus thermamylovorans genomic DNA:
- a CDS encoding sugar phosphate isomerase/epimerase family protein → MRLAFSPFNAAMGYEEAFRLAAELGLDLEVAYDLHEALPLPDPKALRATGEALGVGFTLHLPFVEMNPASLIPSVRALSEERLKRALEFGEALGAKVGVLHTGQVPLRHPVALELAREALERTLAALLPLPFPVALENLALAEGDLLRGPEELGALLTRFPQYGFCLDVGHALVELGSRGPRLYQEALGPRLLHLHLHDNHGQKDDHLPVGAGAVPWEKLIDGLRGFPGTAALEVTGGPEGVRRSLSRLQSLLAP, encoded by the coding sequence ATGCGGCTCGCCTTCAGTCCCTTCAACGCGGCCATGGGCTACGAGGAGGCCTTCCGCCTGGCGGCGGAGCTGGGGTTGGACCTGGAGGTGGCCTACGACCTGCACGAGGCCCTGCCCCTCCCCGACCCCAAGGCCCTCCGGGCCACGGGGGAGGCCTTGGGGGTGGGCTTTACCCTGCACCTGCCCTTCGTGGAGATGAACCCGGCGAGCCTCATCCCCAGCGTCCGGGCCCTCTCCGAGGAGCGCCTTAAGCGGGCCCTGGAGTTCGGGGAAGCCCTAGGGGCCAAGGTGGGCGTCCTCCACACCGGCCAGGTACCCCTGCGCCACCCGGTGGCCCTGGAGCTGGCCCGGGAGGCCCTGGAGAGGACCCTGGCCGCTCTCCTCCCCTTGCCCTTTCCCGTTGCCCTGGAGAACCTGGCCCTTGCCGAGGGGGACCTCTTGCGGGGCCCCGAGGAACTCGGGGCCCTCCTCACCCGCTTTCCCCAGTACGGCTTCTGCCTGGACGTGGGCCACGCCCTGGTGGAGCTGGGTTCTCGGGGGCCTCGCCTCTACCAAGAGGCTTTGGGGCCACGCCTCCTCCACCTGCACCTTCACGACAACCACGGGCAGAAGGATGACCACCTGCCCGTGGGGGCCGGGGCGGTTCCCTGGGAAAAGCTGATCGATGGGCTGCGGGGCTTCCCCGGAACCGCTGCCCTGGAAGTGACCGGAGGTCCGGAAGGGGTGCGGCGGAGCCTT